A genome region from Candidatus Cloacimonadota bacterium includes the following:
- a CDS encoding MFS transporter: MKKKKFQSGNVLIISFSHLLHDVYTSFLAPILPLLITKLNISL, encoded by the coding sequence ATGAAAAAAAAAAAATTTCAATCCGGAAATGTCCTGATAATTTCCTTTTCTCACTTGCTGCATGATGTTTATACTTCATTTTTAGCACCGATCCTGCCGTTGCTCATCACCAAACTTAATATTTCCTTA